A DNA window from Motilibacter rhizosphaerae contains the following coding sequences:
- a CDS encoding AfsR/SARP family transcriptional regulator, with translation MRGQASGPDCLVRVLGPVSAVVDGEPCTVSSPVQRALLALLATSPGRVVPVDRLISELWAETPPDSAASTVRVYVSRLRRALGDAVDVEDGPGAPALRIRRRAPGYLLELPDGALDAVQLGRLLDAARGRTATDPAAALQMLDEGLALVTGEPLADVVHVLGPVGQAEARRLSELVLTAQEARLQALLALGRPADVVAEVQRLLAAHPLRESLHGLGMLALYRSGRQAEALAAYEAVRRLLLEDLGVDPGTALRRLHAQMLDQDPALEAPAPEAPVGPAGGSSTAAVDGTGMIGRAEALADLLGALHAARAGSGGTWVVSGEAGIGKTRLLQELVRAAVAGGTTVALGRARETVDATPYWLWGQVFRDLPDVPRDTALGVLLGEADSSAALTRAALHDSVARSLVRRAQEGPVLLLLEDVHWADEPSLALLALVAEHAPAVPLLVVCSFRVEDAPPGGHVGALLARLARTPGVGRTTLVGLGDAETRDLLTARLGRPPSAEVASAVRDLTAGNPFFLQEIARLVRESDDPERAWRRVPRTVSDVLLHRVARLPRNARRLLDVASVLGRECDLGLLEDVSGIGGEEVDEGLAAAVQSGLVAEVDGVRPLLRFPHALVRETLYAELGTRSRMRLHAEAGRVLAARPDSDVDDLAWHLLAGGDLVDREVAVAAVVAAAGRAMGQLALEHAQDLLDRSLPLVAQLPASEARERLELAVQTRRGTVLATRLGFAAPEARAALERAQELALQLGTGSDVLPALYRRYLWLLMSGDLPGVFAFAEALVARSSTLEDVAARDRFGMLEHLARGSALWCLGDAVAAVPELSRALELGASSRVGMPVDAFGDPAVRARMFLCHALASCGRTAEAKEVADRMVGEAHQSGPGDASDALATRGMMHVALGEPEHALADGVEGRRLGRLAGAPLLELFAALNEGWGAGQLGGQRADGAVEMVRAAVAGYEATGTHMHDPIVYTMLAETEQAAGESGRAADAAAAGLAALARAGSRLWRDRLEALAGTRTT, from the coding sequence ATGCGGGGGCAGGCGTCCGGACCCGACTGCCTGGTCCGCGTGCTCGGGCCGGTGTCCGCGGTGGTCGACGGGGAGCCCTGCACCGTGAGCTCGCCCGTGCAGCGCGCGCTGCTCGCCCTGCTCGCGACCAGCCCCGGTCGGGTCGTGCCCGTCGACCGCCTCATCAGCGAGCTGTGGGCCGAGACGCCCCCGGACTCGGCGGCCTCGACGGTGCGGGTCTACGTGTCGCGCCTGCGCCGTGCGCTGGGTGACGCCGTCGACGTCGAGGACGGCCCCGGAGCACCCGCGCTGCGGATCCGGCGGCGGGCGCCGGGCTACCTGCTCGAGCTCCCGGACGGGGCTCTCGACGCGGTGCAGCTGGGACGGCTGCTCGACGCCGCCCGCGGGCGCACCGCGACGGACCCGGCAGCGGCCCTGCAGATGCTCGACGAGGGGCTGGCCCTCGTCACCGGTGAGCCGCTCGCCGACGTCGTGCACGTGCTGGGGCCCGTGGGCCAGGCCGAGGCGCGCCGGCTCTCGGAGCTCGTCCTCACGGCGCAGGAGGCGCGGCTCCAGGCCCTGCTCGCCCTCGGGCGCCCCGCCGACGTCGTCGCCGAGGTGCAGCGCCTGCTCGCGGCGCACCCGCTGCGCGAGAGCCTGCACGGCCTCGGCATGCTCGCGCTCTACCGCTCCGGGCGCCAGGCCGAGGCGCTCGCGGCGTACGAGGCCGTGCGCCGCCTGCTCCTCGAGGACCTCGGCGTGGACCCGGGGACGGCGCTGCGCCGGCTGCACGCGCAGATGCTCGACCAGGACCCCGCGCTGGAGGCGCCGGCACCGGAGGCTCCGGTCGGCCCTGCGGGCGGCTCGTCGACCGCGGCGGTCGACGGCACCGGGATGATCGGCCGCGCGGAGGCCCTGGCCGACCTGCTCGGGGCGCTGCACGCGGCCCGCGCCGGGAGCGGCGGGACGTGGGTCGTCTCGGGCGAGGCCGGCATCGGCAAGACGCGGCTGCTGCAGGAGCTGGTGCGGGCGGCGGTCGCGGGCGGGACCACGGTCGCCCTCGGGCGGGCCCGGGAGACCGTGGACGCGACGCCGTACTGGCTGTGGGGCCAGGTCTTCCGCGACCTCCCGGACGTCCCGCGCGACACGGCCCTCGGCGTCCTGCTCGGGGAGGCGGACAGCTCGGCGGCGCTGACGAGGGCGGCGCTGCACGACTCGGTCGCGCGGTCCCTCGTGCGGCGCGCCCAGGAGGGACCGGTGCTCCTGCTGCTCGAGGACGTCCACTGGGCGGACGAGCCGAGCCTGGCCCTGCTGGCCCTGGTCGCCGAGCACGCTCCCGCGGTGCCCCTCCTCGTCGTCTGCAGCTTCCGCGTCGAGGACGCGCCGCCCGGCGGGCACGTGGGCGCCCTGCTGGCCCGGCTCGCGCGCACCCCGGGGGTCGGGCGCACCACGCTGGTCGGCCTCGGGGACGCCGAGACGCGCGACCTGCTCACCGCGCGGCTCGGCCGCCCCCCGAGCGCCGAGGTCGCGTCCGCCGTCCGCGACCTCACCGCGGGCAACCCCTTCTTCCTGCAGGAGATCGCCCGGCTGGTGCGGGAGTCCGACGACCCCGAGCGCGCGTGGCGCAGGGTCCCGAGGACGGTGTCCGACGTCCTGCTGCACCGCGTCGCCCGGCTCCCCCGGAACGCCCGGCGGCTGCTCGACGTGGCCTCGGTGCTCGGCCGCGAGTGCGACCTCGGACTCCTCGAGGACGTGTCCGGCATCGGCGGCGAGGAGGTCGACGAGGGCCTGGCCGCGGCCGTGCAGTCCGGCCTGGTGGCCGAGGTCGACGGGGTCCGGCCGCTGCTGAGGTTCCCGCACGCCCTGGTCCGGGAGACGCTGTACGCGGAGCTCGGCACCCGGTCGCGCATGCGGCTGCACGCGGAGGCCGGGCGCGTGCTGGCAGCGCGCCCGGACAGCGACGTCGACGACCTCGCCTGGCACCTGCTCGCGGGCGGTGACCTCGTGGACCGGGAGGTGGCGGTGGCGGCCGTCGTCGCGGCCGCCGGCCGGGCGATGGGACAGCTCGCGCTCGAGCACGCGCAGGACCTGCTGGACCGCTCCTTGCCGCTGGTCGCCCAGCTGCCGGCGAGCGAGGCGCGCGAGCGGCTCGAGCTCGCGGTGCAGACGCGCCGCGGCACGGTGCTCGCGACCCGCCTGGGCTTCGCGGCGCCGGAGGCGCGGGCCGCGCTCGAGCGCGCCCAGGAGCTCGCCCTGCAGCTGGGCACCGGCAGCGACGTGCTCCCGGCGCTCTACCGGCGCTACCTCTGGCTGCTCATGTCCGGGGACCTCCCCGGCGTCTTCGCCTTCGCCGAGGCCCTGGTCGCCCGCTCCTCCACGCTGGAGGACGTCGCGGCCCGCGACCGGTTCGGCATGCTGGAGCACCTCGCCCGCGGCTCGGCGCTGTGGTGCCTTGGGGACGCCGTCGCCGCCGTCCCCGAGCTGAGCCGGGCGCTCGAGCTGGGGGCCAGTTCCCGCGTCGGCATGCCGGTCGACGCCTTCGGGGACCCCGCCGTCCGGGCCCGGATGTTCCTCTGCCACGCGCTGGCCTCGTGCGGACGGACCGCGGAGGCGAAGGAGGTGGCCGACCGCATGGTGGGCGAGGCCCACCAGTCCGGTCCCGGTGACGCGAGCGACGCGCTGGCCACGCGCGGCATGATGCACGTCGCGCTCGGGGAGCCGGAGCACGCGCTCGCCGACGGCGTGGAGGGGCGCCGGCTGGGACGGCTCGCGGGGGCGCCGCTCCTGGAGCTGTTCGCGGCGCTCAACGAGGGATGGGGGGCCGGCCAGCTCGGCGGCCAGCGGGCGGACGGCGCGGTGGAGATGGTCCGCGCGGCCGTGGCGGGCTACGAGGCCACGGGCACGCACATGCACGACCCGATCGTCTACACGATGCTCGCGGAGACCGAGCAGGCCGCCGGCGAGAGCGGACGCGCCGCGGACGCGGCCGCCGCCGGGCTCGCTGCGCTGGCGCGGGCGGGCAGCCGGCTGTGGCGCGACCGGCTCGAGGCGCTCGCCGGGACGCGCACGACGTAG
- a CDS encoding globin family protein: MLATVVTGVIGQRRRAERMSGSAAGLRLGGATALAQAVDALYRQLVDDPVLLPVFDQPHFARLREVLVDVLVDGLVDGLVDGPERAPGSTRPRADGAGTGLTDDAFDRAAVHLLTVLEAFAPDPAAGDDAARRLGPLRAQACPSYEERL; encoded by the coding sequence GTGCTCGCCACCGTCGTCACCGGCGTCATCGGGCAGCGGCGGAGGGCGGAGCGGATGAGCGGGTCAGCAGCGGGTCTGCGTCTCGGTGGGGCGACGGCGCTCGCCCAGGCCGTGGACGCCCTCTACCGGCAGCTCGTGGACGACCCGGTCCTGCTGCCGGTGTTCGACCAGCCGCACTTCGCGCGGCTGCGCGAGGTCCTGGTCGACGTGCTGGTCGACGGGCTGGTCGACGGGCTCGTCGACGGGCCGGAGAGGGCACCTGGGAGCACGCGGCCGAGAGCCGACGGCGCGGGCACCGGGCTGACCGACGACGCCTTCGACCGCGCCGCCGTGCACCTGCTGACGGTGCTCGAGGCGTTCGCGCCCGACCCTGCCGCAGGGGACGACGCGGCGCGGCGCCTCGGACCGCTGCGCGCGCAGGCGTGCCCCTCGTACGAGGAGCGGCTGTGA
- a CDS encoding LuxR C-terminal-related transcriptional regulator has protein sequence MRTRPAGAPQDPTRGADASFLLRTLAAHWPLVGRQAELEVAMDALADPRVRVNVAVGLPGTGKTRFAEEVLALAGGRGHPVARVTASPGSREVPLSALAHLAPAPAGTGADPLQVHRAAAAHARQRVRAAQGRRLVVLVDDLHLLDAASLAVLTRLLDDGLAFVLGTVRSGEPRDPALQALVHGDSALLTEIGDLGRAASRTLLHLALRGPVEAGTVEDLWAASLGNPFYLRELVLHGIRTGSLVQTAGVWRATGRLAAPARLTELMRLRLDGMPAAERAVLDLLAVQDGLSPDDVLALAGTPDHVGAALESLERSGLIRSELQQRRVVLHLAHPVYADTLRATTSELTARRLGTALARRIQALGARRPDDPVRVAGLLLDATGTADPHLLLEAARLARAAHDLDGVARFAGAALAHGDLGEAALLLGGALYELGRFAEADDALLRAQRTSTSEAQTVDMVQVRARLLLFGRVQPDDALDVVRSAAAGVRGPGLADELRALEAAVLVQAGRPGDALPLAQELSSAARSPRAAVLAGLAHAAALTLTGDPAAALAQARRGYAEHQRLGDLPALHPSLHQAEEVLALQEAGRLAAAREVGERAYAGATADRAPFARLRLARLLGRGAVLEGAPRTALRWYLEALSLCRAYGFDGPRRVVLDHLAVAHALLGDPRAAEAALAERDSLPTQLQPYPEQALGSAWASAAAADLPGARRTVELAVACAARTGDVSSERRLLHDLARLGAPAEAATRLLELQSRGDSALATAYLLSATALQSRSAPALREAAEAFEELGARLYAAEAWTSAGVEHRRAGQPREAAWAVTRAARALEHCEGARTPLLLVADSHVPLTAREREVALLAARGRPSREIAEQLCLSVRTVDNHLQNVYGKLGIKGRADIGAALAR, from the coding sequence GTGAGGACGCGACCGGCCGGAGCCCCCCAGGACCCCACGCGGGGCGCCGACGCCTCCTTCCTGCTGCGCACGCTGGCGGCGCACTGGCCCCTGGTCGGGCGGCAGGCCGAGCTCGAGGTCGCCATGGACGCGCTCGCCGACCCCCGCGTGCGCGTCAACGTCGCCGTCGGGCTCCCGGGGACCGGCAAGACCCGCTTCGCCGAGGAGGTCCTGGCCCTCGCCGGGGGCCGGGGCCACCCGGTGGCCCGCGTGACGGCCAGCCCCGGCTCCCGCGAGGTCCCGCTCAGTGCGCTCGCGCACCTCGCGCCCGCTCCGGCGGGCACCGGCGCGGACCCGCTCCAGGTGCACCGCGCCGCCGCCGCCCACGCCCGGCAGCGGGTCCGCGCCGCCCAGGGCCGCCGTCTCGTCGTCCTCGTCGACGACCTCCACCTGCTCGACGCGGCGTCGCTCGCGGTGCTCACCCGGCTGCTCGACGACGGCCTGGCCTTCGTGCTCGGGACGGTCCGGTCCGGGGAGCCCCGGGACCCCGCGCTGCAGGCCCTCGTGCACGGGGACTCGGCGCTGCTCACGGAGATCGGCGACCTCGGCAGGGCTGCCTCGCGGACGCTGCTCCACCTGGCCCTGCGCGGACCGGTCGAGGCCGGGACGGTGGAGGACCTGTGGGCGGCGAGCCTCGGCAACCCGTTCTACCTGCGCGAGCTCGTGCTCCACGGCATACGGACCGGTTCGCTGGTGCAGACGGCCGGGGTGTGGCGCGCGACCGGCCGGCTCGCCGCCCCCGCGCGGCTGACCGAGCTCATGCGGCTGCGCCTCGACGGCATGCCCGCGGCCGAGCGGGCGGTCCTGGACCTGCTCGCCGTCCAGGACGGCCTGTCCCCCGACGACGTGCTCGCCCTGGCAGGCACGCCCGACCACGTCGGTGCGGCGCTGGAGTCGCTGGAGCGCAGCGGCCTCATCCGCTCCGAGCTGCAGCAGCGCCGGGTGGTGCTGCACCTCGCGCACCCGGTCTACGCGGACACGCTGCGCGCGACGACCTCGGAGCTCACGGCGCGGCGGCTCGGCACGGCGCTGGCGCGGCGCATCCAGGCGCTCGGCGCCCGCCGCCCGGACGACCCGGTCCGCGTCGCCGGCCTCCTGCTCGACGCCACGGGGACGGCCGACCCGCACCTGCTGCTGGAGGCGGCACGGCTCGCGCGCGCCGCTCACGACCTGGACGGCGTGGCCCGCTTCGCGGGGGCGGCGCTCGCGCACGGCGACCTCGGCGAGGCGGCGCTGCTGCTCGGTGGGGCGCTGTACGAGTTGGGACGGTTCGCCGAGGCCGACGACGCCCTGCTCCGTGCGCAGCGGACGTCCACGAGCGAGGCGCAGACCGTCGACATGGTGCAGGTGCGCGCGCGGCTGCTCCTCTTCGGCCGGGTCCAGCCCGACGACGCGCTCGACGTGGTGCGCTCCGCAGCGGCCGGCGTGCGGGGCCCCGGCCTCGCGGACGAGCTGCGCGCGCTGGAGGCGGCCGTCCTCGTCCAGGCGGGCAGGCCGGGGGACGCCCTGCCCCTGGCGCAGGAGCTCTCCTCGGCGGCGCGCTCGCCCCGGGCCGCCGTGCTGGCCGGCCTCGCGCACGCCGCCGCGCTGACCTTGACCGGGGACCCCGCCGCCGCGCTGGCGCAGGCCCGCCGCGGCTACGCCGAGCACCAGCGGCTCGGCGACCTGCCCGCCCTCCACCCGTCGCTGCACCAGGCCGAGGAGGTCCTGGCGCTGCAGGAGGCCGGCCGTCTCGCCGCGGCGCGCGAGGTGGGCGAGCGCGCCTACGCCGGCGCCACCGCCGACCGGGCACCGTTCGCCCGGCTGCGCCTCGCGCGCCTGCTGGGCCGCGGCGCCGTGCTCGAGGGTGCTCCGCGCACCGCCCTGCGCTGGTACCTCGAGGCGCTCTCGCTCTGCCGGGCGTACGGCTTCGACGGGCCACGCCGCGTCGTGCTCGACCACCTGGCCGTGGCGCACGCGCTGCTCGGGGACCCGCGCGCGGCCGAGGCGGCGCTGGCGGAGCGCGACTCGCTGCCGACCCAGTTGCAGCCCTACCCCGAGCAGGCCCTGGGGAGCGCCTGGGCCTCCGCCGCGGCGGCCGACCTCCCCGGCGCCCGCCGCACCGTCGAGCTCGCGGTCGCGTGCGCGGCACGGACGGGCGACGTGAGCTCGGAGCGCCGGCTGCTGCACGACCTCGCCCGCCTGGGGGCTCCGGCCGAGGCTGCCACCCGGCTGCTCGAGCTGCAGAGCCGGGGCGACAGCGCCCTGGCCACCGCGTACCTGCTCAGCGCCACGGCGCTGCAGTCGCGGTCGGCTCCGGCCCTGCGCGAGGCGGCCGAGGCCTTCGAGGAGCTCGGCGCGCGGCTGTACGCGGCGGAGGCCTGGACGTCGGCCGGCGTCGAGCACCGTCGGGCCGGCCAGCCGCGGGAGGCGGCCTGGGCGGTGACGCGTGCAGCTCGCGCGCTCGAGCACTGCGAGGGGGCTCGCACCCCGCTGCTGCTCGTCGCCGACAGCCACGTGCCCCTGACGGCGCGGGAGCGCGAGGTGGCCCTGCTGGCCGCCCGCGGCCGCCCGAGCCGGGAGATCGCCGAGCAGCTGTGCCTGTCGGTGCGCACGGTGGACAACCACCTCCAGAACGTCTACGGCAAGCTCGGCATCAAGGGCAGGGCGGACATCGGCGCCGCGCTCGCCCGCTGA
- a CDS encoding Ig-like domain-containing protein, with product MPPSTPGRLRRTAGLAAIGCLLATAALGVDAGTAAAQTAPWQAGDLLVPTFGGFFDGGSGIDAISPGTGDRRRAHTLWINAAATREAVTPSGDLYVGLLYGDVYLVDHVTGQRKRVLVAEGASDGVSAITSDAQGRLLAVVNNRYGDAVLVRQTPDGAEETLLQHSWLDYASDLAVDSQGGILGTTAGLLWRLAPGASAPDVVANLADTRFESIALAKDGTILARTAKQSTGERQLVAVRPDNGGVTVLMTGGEMQESQGLAVEADGRLVSSERSEVSEGPLVIVRLDLVHHTQQDVLPGLGWTEANDIAVAGVPTIPVRATATPDAYKTTNVGPKAEPAAYGVLANDRDPAGRPLTGARLVAGPQHGQLTFRPDGSFSYVAAAGFVGTDTFTYQASDLYGVPTPPATVSMTVVASRIPTAGADAYATGQGRTLSIAAPGVLANDKDAQGDVLTAYPASQPAHGHLTLGSDGGFTYTPDPGFHGRDSFTYRALHSIWASDPATVTLQVEAPTTIAVHGGSLGADGHSATVGLRLADADTDLGTLSLSATSDDGDLLPSSAITFGGQQSDRTMSLRTVAGRTGTATITVWVRSGTAVVASLSVRVQVDGNGAGTLNGTELPDVLFGQGGNDTLRGAGGDDLVSGGAGDDTLTGGTGADVFRGGAGTNKVTDFSSAEGDTKTEA from the coding sequence ATGCCCCCCTCCACTCCTGGTCGCCTCCGCCGTACCGCCGGTCTCGCCGCCATCGGCTGCCTGCTCGCCACCGCGGCGCTCGGGGTCGACGCGGGTACCGCGGCCGCCCAGACAGCGCCCTGGCAGGCGGGCGACCTGCTCGTCCCCACCTTCGGCGGCTTCTTCGACGGCGGCTCCGGCATCGACGCGATCAGTCCCGGCACGGGCGACCGGCGCCGCGCCCACACCCTCTGGATCAACGCCGCCGCCACCCGCGAAGCGGTGACGCCCTCCGGGGACCTGTACGTCGGGCTGCTCTACGGGGACGTGTACCTCGTCGACCACGTGACCGGGCAGCGCAAGCGGGTGCTCGTCGCGGAAGGGGCGAGCGACGGCGTGTCCGCCATCACGTCCGACGCCCAGGGACGACTGCTCGCGGTGGTCAACAACCGCTACGGCGACGCGGTCCTGGTGCGCCAGACCCCGGACGGCGCAGAGGAGACGCTCCTCCAGCACTCGTGGCTCGACTACGCCTCCGACCTCGCGGTCGACAGCCAGGGCGGGATCCTCGGCACCACCGCCGGCCTGCTCTGGCGCCTCGCCCCGGGGGCGTCCGCGCCCGACGTCGTCGCGAACCTGGCGGACACCAGGTTCGAGAGCATCGCCCTGGCGAAGGACGGGACGATCCTCGCCCGTACCGCCAAGCAGTCGACCGGCGAGCGCCAGCTCGTGGCGGTGCGCCCGGACAACGGCGGCGTCACCGTGCTGATGACCGGCGGCGAGATGCAGGAGAGCCAGGGACTGGCCGTCGAGGCCGACGGACGGCTCGTCTCGAGCGAGCGCAGCGAGGTGTCGGAGGGACCGCTCGTCATCGTGCGGCTCGACCTGGTGCACCACACGCAGCAGGACGTGCTCCCCGGCCTCGGCTGGACGGAGGCGAACGACATCGCGGTCGCGGGCGTCCCCACCATCCCGGTGCGGGCGACGGCGACGCCGGACGCCTACAAGACGACGAACGTCGGGCCGAAGGCCGAGCCAGCGGCGTACGGCGTGCTCGCCAACGACCGGGACCCCGCCGGCCGCCCGCTCACGGGGGCCCGCCTGGTCGCGGGACCGCAGCACGGCCAGTTGACCTTCCGCCCGGACGGCTCGTTCTCGTACGTCGCGGCCGCGGGCTTCGTCGGCACCGACACGTTCACCTACCAGGCGTCCGACCTCTACGGCGTGCCCACGCCGCCCGCCACCGTGTCCATGACGGTGGTCGCGTCGCGGATCCCGACGGCGGGCGCCGACGCGTACGCCACGGGCCAGGGCAGGACGCTGAGCATTGCCGCGCCGGGTGTCCTCGCCAACGACAAGGACGCCCAGGGCGACGTGCTGACGGCGTACCCGGCCTCCCAGCCCGCGCACGGCCACCTCACCCTGGGCTCCGACGGGGGGTTCACCTACACGCCGGACCCGGGGTTCCACGGCCGCGACTCCTTCACCTACCGCGCGCTGCACAGCATCTGGGCGTCCGACCCGGCGACGGTGACGCTGCAGGTGGAGGCCCCGACCACCATCGCCGTGCACGGCGGGAGCCTCGGCGCGGACGGGCACAGCGCGACGGTCGGGCTGCGGCTCGCCGACGCCGACACCGACCTCGGCACCCTCAGCCTCAGCGCCACCTCGGACGACGGCGATCTGCTGCCGTCCAGCGCGATCACGTTCGGCGGCCAGCAGTCCGACCGGACGATGAGCCTGCGCACGGTCGCGGGGAGGACCGGCACGGCGACCATCACCGTCTGGGTCCGGTCCGGCACGGCCGTCGTGGCCAGCCTGTCCGTGCGGGTGCAGGTGGACGGGAACGGCGCCGGCACGCTCAACGGCACCGAGCTCCCCGACGTCCTGTTCGGGCAGGGCGGCAACGACACGCTGCGCGGCGCGGGCGGCGACGACCTGGTCTCCGGCGGTGCCGGCGACGACACCCTGACCGGCGGGACGGGAGCGGACGTCTTCCGCGGGGGCGCGGGCACCAACAAGGTCACCGACTTCAGCAGTGCGGAGGGTGACACCAAGACCGAGGCCTGA
- a CDS encoding alpha/beta fold hydrolase has protein sequence MGTITTPDGVDIYYKDWGSGQPIVFSHGWPLSSDDWDAQLLFFLQHGYRVIAHDRRGHGRSAQVADGHDMDHYADDLAALVAHLDLHDAVHVGHSTGGGEVVHYIARHGESRVAKAVLIAAVPPLMLQTEANPGGLPKSVFDGLQAEVAKNRSEFYRALPSGPFYGFNRDGVEPSEAIIANWWRQGMMGSAKAHYDGIVAFSQTDFTDDLKAITVPVLVMHGDDDQVVPYADSGPLSAALLQNGTLKTYAGFPHGMPTTQAETINADLLEFIRS, from the coding sequence ATGGGGACGATCACGACGCCCGACGGCGTGGACATCTACTACAAGGACTGGGGTTCCGGCCAGCCCATCGTCTTCAGCCACGGCTGGCCGCTGTCCAGCGACGACTGGGACGCCCAGCTGCTGTTCTTCCTGCAGCACGGCTACCGCGTCATCGCCCACGACCGCCGCGGGCACGGCCGCTCCGCGCAGGTCGCCGACGGCCACGACATGGACCACTACGCCGACGACCTGGCCGCCCTCGTCGCGCACCTCGACCTGCACGACGCCGTGCACGTGGGGCACTCCACCGGTGGCGGCGAGGTCGTGCACTACATCGCGCGGCACGGCGAGAGCCGCGTCGCCAAGGCGGTCCTCATCGCCGCGGTCCCGCCGCTGATGCTGCAGACCGAGGCGAACCCCGGTGGGCTGCCCAAGAGCGTCTTCGACGGCCTGCAGGCCGAGGTGGCGAAGAACCGTTCCGAGTTCTACCGCGCGCTGCCGTCGGGGCCGTTCTACGGGTTCAACCGCGACGGCGTGGAGCCCTCCGAGGCCATCATCGCCAACTGGTGGCGCCAGGGCATGATGGGCAGCGCGAAGGCGCACTACGACGGCATCGTCGCCTTCTCGCAGACCGACTTCACCGACGACCTCAAGGCGATCACGGTGCCGGTGCTCGTCATGCACGGCGACGACGACCAGGTGGTGCCGTACGCCGACTCCGGCCCCCTCTCGGCCGCGCTGCTGCAGAACGGCACGCTCAAGACGTACGCCGGCTTCCCGCACGGCATGCCGACCACGCAGGCCGAGACCATCAACGCGGACCTGCTGGAGTTCATCCGCTCCTGA
- a CDS encoding nuclear transport factor 2 family protein: MADTPTELVTASLLHVFGERDADARHAAVAAVFSADVQFRDAEGEVSGRERREQKIAGLFASAPGDWIFQVRGAAQALGDVARISWSFGPPAGPAAVTGTDIAFTAEGRITRMLTFLD; the protein is encoded by the coding sequence ATGGCAGACACCCCCACTGAGCTCGTCACCGCTTCGCTGCTGCACGTCTTCGGGGAGCGGGACGCCGACGCCCGCCACGCTGCCGTGGCCGCGGTCTTCTCGGCCGACGTGCAGTTCCGCGACGCGGAGGGCGAGGTCTCCGGCCGCGAGCGGCGCGAGCAGAAGATCGCGGGGCTGTTCGCTTCCGCACCGGGCGACTGGATCTTCCAGGTACGCGGCGCCGCTCAGGCCCTGGGCGACGTCGCGCGCATCTCCTGGAGCTTCGGCCCGCCGGCCGGTCCAGCGGCCGTCACGGGCACCGACATCGCCTTCACCGCCGAGGGCCGCATCACGCGCATGCTCACGTTCCTCGACTGA
- a CDS encoding MarR family winged helix-turn-helix transcriptional regulator produces the protein MSAEQQRVWLAWMRVSLRLDYEIGRGLQEDSGLSLPDYHVLVALGSAPDGRVQLSELARTIGWERSRLSHHLQRMTVRGLVVRTPSTTDGRATDAVLTAAGREALDGAAPAHVEHVRRLFFGTLADDDLPVLAELLERVYSGVLEHGTLPPPPA, from the coding sequence TTGTCGGCCGAGCAGCAGCGGGTGTGGCTGGCGTGGATGCGGGTGTCGCTGCGGCTGGACTACGAGATCGGCCGCGGGCTGCAGGAGGACAGCGGGCTGTCGCTCCCGGACTACCACGTGCTCGTCGCGCTGGGTAGCGCGCCGGACGGCCGGGTCCAGCTGTCCGAGCTCGCGCGGACCATCGGCTGGGAGCGCAGCCGGCTCTCGCACCACCTGCAGCGCATGACCGTCCGCGGGCTCGTGGTGCGCACGCCGTCGACGACCGACGGCCGCGCCACCGACGCGGTGCTCACCGCGGCGGGCCGGGAGGCGCTCGACGGGGCCGCGCCCGCGCACGTCGAGCACGTGCGCCGGCTGTTCTTCGGCACGCTGGCCGATGACGACCTGCCGGTCCTCGCCGAGCTCCTCGAGCGCGTCTACAGCGGGGTGCTCGAGCACGGGACGCTCCCGCCGCCGCCGGCCTAG
- a CDS encoding SDR family oxidoreductase: MGQLEGKTALVTGATSGIGLAAAQRFAAEGAHVVITGRRQEALDAALATLGDSATGVRSDITDHADLDRVVDAVRARGAGLDVLYANAGGGEFAALQDITVEHYRQTFDGNVGGTLFTVQKVLPLLNDGASVILAGSNSDIKANPSFSVYAATKAAIRSFARSWAVELLPRGIRVNSLAPGPIATPGLRGLADDDEGAEQLLQALAAEVPMGRLGQPEEIAAAALFLASDQSRFVTGSEIYVDGGASQV, encoded by the coding sequence ATGGGCCAGCTCGAGGGCAAGACCGCACTCGTGACCGGCGCGACGTCGGGGATCGGGCTCGCGGCGGCGCAGCGCTTCGCGGCGGAGGGCGCGCACGTGGTCATCACCGGTCGCCGCCAGGAGGCCCTGGACGCCGCGCTCGCGACCCTCGGTGACAGTGCGACGGGTGTGCGCAGCGACATCACCGACCATGCCGACCTCGACCGCGTCGTCGACGCCGTACGCGCCCGTGGCGCCGGCCTCGACGTGCTCTACGCCAACGCGGGCGGTGGCGAGTTCGCGGCGCTGCAGGACATCACCGTGGAGCACTACCGGCAGACGTTCGACGGCAACGTGGGCGGGACGCTGTTCACCGTGCAGAAGGTGCTGCCGCTGCTCAACGACGGCGCCTCGGTGATCCTCGCCGGCTCGAACAGCGACATCAAGGCCAACCCGTCGTTCAGCGTCTACGCGGCCACCAAGGCCGCCATCCGGTCGTTCGCGCGCAGCTGGGCGGTGGAGCTCCTGCCCCGCGGGATCCGCGTGAACAGCCTGGCACCCGGACCGATCGCCACCCCGGGCCTGCGCGGCCTGGCGGACGACGACGAGGGTGCCGAGCAGCTGCTGCAGGCGCTCGCGGCGGAGGTGCCGATGGGCCGGCTGGGCCAGCCCGAGGAGATCGCCGCGGCCGCGCTGTTCCTGGCCTCGGACCAGAGCCGCTTCGTCACGGGCTCGGAGATCTACGTCGACGGCGGCGCCAGCCAGGTCTAG